In the genome of Thermococcus sp., the window GCTGAAGGCTTTATAAGAATACCATTTTTAAAGCTTCCGAGGGGTTGCCATGAAGGTCTATCACCTGTATTCCGGAGGAAAAGACTCCTCCCTTTCAGCGTGGATACTTGAGAGGCTCGGCTACGAAGTCAGGTTGGTGACGATAAGCTTCGGCATTATCGACAACTGGCGTTTCGCTAAGGAGACAGCCGGGAAGCTAGGCTTTGAGCATCGGGTTATGTATCTGACGGAGGAGATCCTGGAGACGGCCGCTGAGATGGCGGTACGCGACGGGCATCCGAACAATGCAATAGAGTTCATTCACGAGAGGGCACTTGAGGCGATAGCGTCTATGCCCGAGGTGAAGAGGGTGAGTGATGGCACGAGGAGGGACGATCGTGTTCCCTTCCTGGAGCTTTCAAAGACCCGCTCCCTCGAAGACCGGTTCAACGTCGCCTACATCCGCCCCCTTCTGGGCCTCGGCTACAAGACGATCCGGGAACTGACGGGGAAACTCTTCAACGTGGAGATAAGAAACAGTGAGGAAATTGAGAAGGCAGACTACGAGGTCGAACTCCGGCACCTGCTCAGGGAGATGGGCATTGATCCGCTCAGGATATTCCCAAAGAAGCACCAGCAGTCGAGGGTTCTGGGGTGGAAAGACGTATAAGACCTTCTTCAGTATTGATCTCGGTGGTATGATGAGGACCGTAACGGTCACTCCCCGGAGGCCCTTCTCCGGGAAGATAAAGGGGGCCATCCAAAGGATCTTGGATTATGTGCGGATACTCGACAACGTCGTCGTTTTTCCAGAGGAGATTGAAGCAGAATACGGAACCTTCATAGCAGGAAGCAGTGTCTTGGTCGGAGCCAAGAGGGGGGGGCAGGGGGAGCTACGTGAACAGCTACGTCTCCGGCTGGCTCTTCAACACCTCCAGAAAGTTCACTCCCCAGAGAAGAGTATCCTCATCGGAACTCTCACTCCCCTCAGCCCGGTACAGAATTGAGATAGACACCCCAGGTTCCGGGATGATAGAACTGCCTGGCTATCGACTCAGAAACGGGGTTATCATTCTCTACACCAAGCCGAGTTACGAGTTCAATTTTCAGGGGGATGTCCTGACCGCGGGGGACGTTGAAGACTACGCTCAGCTTTCACTGAAACCCCTTGAGAACGGCTTTAGGGGCGAGGTGACCATGGGGCTTAAGAAGGGGAAGTACGTCGAGGTTGCGGTCAGGGGGAAACTCGTTGAATACATAGCGTTCTTTGAGGAAGAACCCGGAACGTTCACATATGAGTTCTTGAAGGAACCCCTCCTCATCGTCTCCCACGAAAAGGCCCTATCACCTCAGGGACTCCAGAAGGCATTGGACGGTTTCATCGGAATCAGCGGGCACGGCAAGTTTTCAGTGGTGCTCAGGGTGGGAAAATCAGCTAAAGAGATGATGTTTCGGGTCGAACTTGGGAGAGAATAGAATGGAAATCAGAGGCCGCTGAGCCTTCTAATTATCGGGTCCCTAGCCTCTTCAGGCTTTATCTCCTCTATGGTTTCGATCCATATCTTGTTTCGTGGAACGCGGTGCTTGCTCCCTACCTCCGAGTAGAGACGCTCCACAACGTCCTCCTCTCTAACTGCCCTGTACTCCCTGGTGAAATCCTCCTTTCTTCCGTTCCTTTCAAAGACGCCCTTTACGCGGTAAACTTTAACCTTCATGCTCCACACCTCCATCAGTCAAGAAAGCCAAGCGCCTCCTCTATCTTAACTATCTCAGGACCGGTCGTCGCATGCCCAACGACGACACCGTGTGAGTTTGCCAGCATACACGAGCCAACGAAGGGAACGCCCATGTTGGCGGTTCCAACGTAAACATCGACCTTAAAGAGGCCACGGAGCCATTCCAGCTCCTCATCAGTTGGTTCAGGGTGGATCAGTCCGCCCCGGTTTGTGACGATACCTGCACTGCCCACGGCATGGTAATCGCCTATCATGCCTCTCTCAACCTCAACACCCAGCGCATCCTCAAGCCTTTTTGCATCCTCCCTCGTGAACTTCGCACTCACCAAGGCGGCTTTATCATTGGCCAGTATGAGATTACCAAGGGCTGTGAGGGTGCTTCTGAACGGTTCAACGACCATGTCTATCCCGAACTCCTCAAACTGGTGGTTTATGTGCTCCAACTCTGAGTCCCAGACGTACCACGGAACGAGGATCGCGTTGGAGTTGCCAGCGGAGAATATCCCCACTATCCGTGATTTCATTATGCTGGTCTCTATGACCGGGACCTTAAGGACCTCCCTGAGAACCTCCAAGCTGGCCCTTTTAAGTCCCTCCCTAACCAGCGCTACCTTATCGACCGCGAGGCCGTAAACTCCGAGGTACGGTGAGTTTTCAAAATCAAGTCTTTCTATGTGCATCGTCCAACCCTCACAGCTAAAAGGAAAGGTCACGCGAGGGAAACCTTTGCCACCCTCTTGCCGTCCTCCTCCTCCACGAGGACCTTAACGCGGAGCTTGCTTGGGGGTTTTTCAATACCCCTCTCCCATATCTTTTCGTTGACATCCGTCCCTATAAAGACCTTCTCCGCCTTGGCCTGCCTGGCTATCCACTCACGGACGAAGCGGGAGGCCCTCGGTGCCCTCTTCCAGCGTGGAACACGCTTCTTGATCTTCCTTATCGGGACGGTGAGTATAACCTCATCTCCGGGATTGATCGCCATCTACATCACCTCACTCCTTAAGCTTGGTTCTCCTCCACATTCTCCTCTTGGGGTGGGTCATGACTTTCCTGTTGGTCTTGACAATGACCCAGACTGGAAGGCGCCTGTTCTGCTTTGCGGCTTTTGCCAGACGAAGCTTCTTTGCCAGCGGCTTGTTTCTCGCCATTCGTAATCCCTCCAACGGTTATCATGATGTCTAACGTTGCTTGACACATCCTTTTTTAAGCTTTTTCGTGAGGTTTTAAGGTTTTCCATAGGTGGCACACTCACCGCTTTCTTAGCAAAACTGAAGCCAGGAATATTATCAAAAGCCCTCCAGCGGTCACGTATTCCAGCGTTATGGGGTATGCACTCGCATACGGGATATTGTCCTTATCTCCTCTACCGGTAGCTGGACACGTCTTCAGCACAGCTCCTCTGCCCTCCAGCGGATGGAACACCTCAAGCCTCCCGTTTTTGTAGTAGAAGACCGGATAGGGTTTTATATCGTCCCTCCGGAGAAGGTGCTCCCCGACGCACTTCGCCCACAGGGTCTGGTTTTTCATGACGTCACAGTCGTTTGGGAACACCGCCCAGCCGGTGTGATTGAAGTTGGATGCGTCGAAGGCTTCGTAGTCCCTGAGGAGAATCAGATAGCCGCCTTTGAACTTCATGGCCTCAAGGTGCCACAGCATCTCCCTGTACTGGAGGTGTGGGAGGAGCTCATCTATCAGGACTCTGAGGGTGCTCCCGTTGAAGTTAAAGATCACGTACCGCCCCTCCGGCGTGCCATTGACGGCCCCATTGAACCGTTCGTAATTCAGGAGTTCAAACGGTCGGTATGAGCTATTCGTTAGCAGGGTCTCGGGCTCCATGCACTTCCTTTCCGGATAATACAGGTATATCGTGACGTTATTTCCTCCCTCCCAGACATACATCCGCCACTTCCTTCCGGTCCAGTTAACGAGTGGTGTTGTACAGCCCACGTCAGCGGTGTAGTTGCACGTCGTGTTCGGGAGGTTGAGGGATGCCATGTCCTTCCCGTCGAACTGGAAGACCGGGTAGAACCAGCCGGTGGCGGAGCCACTCTGTATGGTGCACTTCAGAAACCCGGCGTAGGTGTTAAAGGGGCAGTTTGAGCAACCGCCGTAGCAGACGCGGATTATGAGAAAGTGCAGGAAGGCAACACTTCCGTTCGTGCTAACGTAGAGAGGTTCCACCCCAATACCCCCTCGCCGGAGCAGGAGGGAGCTTTGGATGTTAATACTCGCTACGGGATAAAGTAATGAAGTAGATACAAGAAGAGAAATTACCAAGAGCTTTACCATTCTCTGCATTGTTCCCTCACCCTGTCTATGACCCTCAGATCAACCCCAAAATAATATGCTCTGTTGGGAAGGACTTCATCCGGGGGGATATCCCGATAGGGAACTGCGTTTATCATAGTAAGGTATGCATCAACAATTGCTTTTGAATAGTCACAAGTACGGGAGATGCACTCCATCGGAGAAAACGGGCAGTTACCCCCTTGGCTGAGTACTTTCTCATCTGCCTCCATCTCTATCGATATGCCCGGTTCCAGAAGGTACTTTACAATCTCGACCAGTTCCGAGTAAGTGTACGCAGCAGAAGTTGTGAGACTGTTCATCTGATAGTACTTGGGTTGTGCAAAGATAAAATCAAAATGATTTTTTAAGTCTGGAATTGCATTGTGAGGTTCTCCAGTTTCCATTTCTTTTAGCTTAGATGCAGGGTACCCCAGTAATGATGGTATCCACACGACCTCAACCCCCTGTTATGTATATAATTCGCGAGTTCCTTGATAAAACCTAAACTTCCAACATGGTCTTCTTGGACAAATGTCTCCAAACTCCAGTAAAATCCAAATTCTGTTAGTATCAGGGACGCTTAGGACACCATCTATCCACCCATGCCAGTATGTGTTATAAAAGCCCCAAGTATTAGTGTCCCTGCTATCTCTCTTATCCCCGTATTTAAAGAAGGGAATTGTCACGTAGTATGGGATACTGGAAACTACAGAAGTACACCACCCTGCAAACTTCATTCCGTCGTTTTTACCATTTTCGTATCCAGAACCGGAATATTGTGTCTCTGTGCCTTCATTGTCAAGTACAACAATCCGGTCAAAACCTCTGAGTTTAAAATCATCCACTCCTGCATGTCTATTCCCAACCTCTGGTCTTGAATAATATTTTTCTGTTTTTTTATTCCACGTGTAATACCATAGACTCAGATTCATAATTAAATCACCAACGTATAAAATACATTATTACTATAAAAACTTTGTGGGTTTCTTATTGACTATATTAGTTGGGAAGTCGGATTAGTAGCCAGTTTCTGGTTTTTTCGACAAATGTTCCATCAGAAGTATGATTAGAAGAACTGGATAGTGCATGTTCACTAAGCCAGTTCAACGCTTCAGTTTCCGGGGGGCAATATGAACTCAAAAAGATTAACGCGAAATAACACATTAAGAAAATTAAAACCGACCTCAGAACACCAGCGGTGCCCTGTACTCGCCCCAGACCTCGCGGAGGACGTCGGTGACCTCTCCGAGTGTTGCCAAATGGCGGTGGGCCTCGATAATGTAGGGCATGAGGTTCTCGTCCTCGGTTTCAGCAGCCTTCCTGAGCCTGTCGAGGGCCTCCTCGATATTCTTGTTGTCCCTCTCGCTCCTCAGCTTCTTGAGCTTTTCAATCTGCTTCTCCCTGATGCTCGGGTCCACCTTGAGTATCTCAACGTCGAGAGGTTCATCAACTATGAACTCGTTCACGCCGACGATGATGCGCTTCTTCTCCTCTATCTCCTTCTGAACCTTATAGGCGCTCTCGGCAATCTCCTTCTGGATGTAGCCGCGCTCGATAGCCCTCATCATGCCACCCATCTTCTGAATCTTCTCAATGTACTTGAGGGCCTCCTCGTATATGTGGTCGGTGAGCCACTCGATGTAGTAGCTGCCTCCAAGCGGGTCTATCGTATCAACGACGCCGCTCTCGTAGGCGATGATCTGCTGGGTTCTCAAAGCTATGCGAACGCTCTTCTCAGTCGGCAAACTTAATGCCTCGTCGTAGGAGTTGGTGTGTAAGCTCTGGGTTCCGCCGAGGACGGCAGCGAGAGCCTGAATAGCAACCCTCACGATGTTGTTCTCCGGCTGCTGGGCTGTAAGCGTTGAACCGGCCGTCTGGGTGTGGAAGCGCAGGAGCATTGAGCGCGGGTTCTTGGCGTTGAACCACTCCTTCATTATGTAGGCCCAGAGCCTTCTGGCAGCTCTAAACTTGGCAATCTCCTCAAGGAAGTTGTTGTGGGCGTTGAAGAAGAAGCTCAGCCTTCCGGCGAACTTGTCAACGTCCATCCCCCTGTCTATGACGGCCTTGACGTACTCTATACCGTCCGCCAAAGTGAACGCGACCTCCTGAACAGCATTCGCTCCAGCCTCGCGGATGTGGTAGCCGCTTATGCTTATCGGGTTCCACTTGGGGACGTTCTCGGCGCAGTACATGATGATATCGGTCGTAAGGCGCATGCTTGGCTGGGGCGGGAAGATGTAGGTTCCCCTCGCTATGTACTCCTTGAGGATGTCGTTCTGAACCGTCCCGCGGAGCTTGTCCTGGGAAACGCCCTGCTCTTCAGCCACGAGGATGTACATCGCGAGGAGGTTTGCCGCGGTCGAGTTGATGGTCATGCTCGTCGAAACCTTGTCGAGAGGGATTCCATCGAAGAGTATGCGCATGTCCCAGAGGGAGTCGATAGCAACCCCAACCTTTCCGACCTCGCCCTCGCTCATCGGGTGGTCGGAGTCGTAGCCTATCTGGGTGGGCAGGTCGAAGGCGACGCTGAGACCGGTCTGTCCCTGTTCGAGGAGGTACTTGTAGCGCCTGTTGGACTCCTCAGCGGTTCCGAAACCGGCGTACTGCCTCATCGTCCAGAACCTGCCGCGGTACATGGTGGCGTAGACGCCGCGGGTGAACGGGTACTCACCGGGGAAGCCGAGCTTTTCGAGGTAATCCCAGTCCTCACCGAGGTCAGCGGGAGTGTAAACGCGTTTTATCTCAAAACCGTCGTCGGTCATGAACTTCTCCTTTCTCTCGGGCCTTTTCTCGATGAACTTTTTAACCGTCGTTTCGTCCCAGCGCTTTTCCTCCTCCCTAATCTTCGCGAGCTTCTCCTTATCGAAAGTCATGCCTACCACCTGCCCCTATTTGGGCGCCGGCCTATAAAAAGCTTTTACATAACTAAAGGTAGGGCTTGATATTGGATAAATTATCCATCAATCGGAGAAGTCGCGATTCACCAAAACCGCCCAGGCAGCGGCGAGAAACAGCAACACCACTGCACCGAAGAAGACGGCAGTGTAGGCGGAGTCCCCAACGAAGGCACTCAGGTCAACCTTGTCGAACCCGGCCTTCAGCAGAACCACAGCCCGATAGCCGAGGGTGTAGCGCTCCGGGTTTTTGATGTAGGGGATCTGGGGCAGGAGGAACTGGAGGAGGAACACAACTCCGAAGGTGGCCAGCGAGGCGTAGAGCGGGCGCGTTATGATGACCGAGACCAGCATGGCCAGGGCGCCGAGGGCGGCTAGGACAAGGAGCGTTGCCCCCAGGGCAAGGAGAAAGTCTGGCAGGCCATTCCAAAGACCGTTCGCGCCAGTGTCGTAAACGACCGAATTGTAGAGCCAGATAACGGTATAGGGAATCCCAAAGAGAACCGCGAGGGCACCGAGTCCAGCGAGGAATTTGGCCGTGACAACCTCGCTTAGTCTCACCGGCCTCGTGAGGAGGAGCCTTATAGTCCCCCTGTCTATCTCGCCCGCGAGGAGGTCGCTCATCAGGATTATCACAATGAGCTGGCCTATGATGCCGAGCCAGTAGTTGGGTATGAGGTCGAGCATCAGCGATTGGAATGCTTTGAGCATGACGTCGACACCACTGCCTGTAGCGTTCGGACTGAGGAGGTATATGAACGCGGGAAAGAACGTGGCTAAGAAGAGAACCTTGAGCTTCCTTGAGCGGATCAATCTCCTGAACTCGCTCTCAAAGACCACCCAGAGGGCGCTCTGGAAGGGCTTCAGATTACCCCTCATTCCTTCCACCCCACGTTG includes:
- a CDS encoding methylmalonyl-CoA mutase family protein, producing MTFDKEKLAKIREEEKRWDETTVKKFIEKRPERKEKFMTDDGFEIKRVYTPADLGEDWDYLEKLGFPGEYPFTRGVYATMYRGRFWTMRQYAGFGTAEESNRRYKYLLEQGQTGLSVAFDLPTQIGYDSDHPMSEGEVGKVGVAIDSLWDMRILFDGIPLDKVSTSMTINSTAANLLAMYILVAEEQGVSQDKLRGTVQNDILKEYIARGTYIFPPQPSMRLTTDIIMYCAENVPKWNPISISGYHIREAGANAVQEVAFTLADGIEYVKAVIDRGMDVDKFAGRLSFFFNAHNNFLEEIAKFRAARRLWAYIMKEWFNAKNPRSMLLRFHTQTAGSTLTAQQPENNIVRVAIQALAAVLGGTQSLHTNSYDEALSLPTEKSVRIALRTQQIIAYESGVVDTIDPLGGSYYIEWLTDHIYEEALKYIEKIQKMGGMMRAIERGYIQKEIAESAYKVQKEIEEKKRIIVGVNEFIVDEPLDVEILKVDPSIREKQIEKLKKLRSERDNKNIEEALDRLRKAAETEDENLMPYIIEAHRHLATLGEVTDVLREVWGEYRAPLVF
- the rpl18a gene encoding 50S ribosomal protein L18Ae: MKVKVYRVKGVFERNGRKEDFTREYRAVREEDVVERLYSEVGSKHRVPRNKIWIETIEEIKPEEARDPIIRRLSGL
- a CDS encoding 50S ribosomal protein L39e translates to MARNKPLAKKLRLAKAAKQNRRLPVWVIVKTNRKVMTHPKRRMWRRTKLKE
- a CDS encoding asparagine synthase-related protein; its protein translation is MKVYHLYSGGKDSSLSAWILERLGYEVRLVTISFGIIDNWRFAKETAGKLGFEHRVMYLTEEILETAAEMAVRDGHPNNAIEFIHERALEAIASMPEVKRVSDGTRRDDRVPFLELSKTRSLEDRFNVAYIRPLLGLGYKTIRELTGKLFNVEIRNSEEIEKADYEVELRHLLREMGIDPLRIFPKKHQQSRVLGWKDV
- a CDS encoding translation initiation factor IF-6, with protein sequence MHIERLDFENSPYLGVYGLAVDKVALVREGLKRASLEVLREVLKVPVIETSIMKSRIVGIFSAGNSNAILVPWYVWDSELEHINHQFEEFGIDMVVEPFRSTLTALGNLILANDKAALVSAKFTREDAKRLEDALGVEVERGMIGDYHAVGSAGIVTNRGGLIHPEPTDEELEWLRGLFKVDVYVGTANMGVPFVGSCMLANSHGVVVGHATTGPEIVKIEEALGFLD
- a CDS encoding ABC transporter permease, whose product is MRGNLKPFQSALWVVFESEFRRLIRSRKLKVLFLATFFPAFIYLLSPNATGSGVDVMLKAFQSLMLDLIPNYWLGIIGQLIVIILMSDLLAGEIDRGTIRLLLTRPVRLSEVVTAKFLAGLGALAVLFGIPYTVIWLYNSVVYDTGANGLWNGLPDFLLALGATLLVLAALGALAMLVSVIITRPLYASLATFGVVFLLQFLLPQIPYIKNPERYTLGYRAVVLLKAGFDKVDLSAFVGDSAYTAVFFGAVVLLFLAAAWAVLVNRDFSD
- a CDS encoding 50S ribosomal protein L31e; translated protein: MAINPGDEVILTVPIRKIKKRVPRWKRAPRASRFVREWIARQAKAEKVFIGTDVNEKIWERGIEKPPSKLRVKVLVEEEDGKRVAKVSLA